The DNA sequence CCATCCAGGATACCGGTGAAATACCAATCTTCCGCCGGTTCTACACCGGCGGTTACAATACTGTCCGGGGATATCGCCTTTTCCGGTTAGGGCCCAGGGACGCTGCCGGAAATTACGTCGGCGGCAACGCCCTGCTGGAGGGCGGTGCCGAACTACGATTTCCGATCTATCAGGATTTGCGAGGTGTGGGGTTCCTGGATTGCGGCAACGTCTATCCTAAGATTGCCGATTTGGACGCCGGACGGCTGAAATACGGTGCCGGTTTCGGCCTGAGGTATAATACCCCCATCGGTCCGGTGGGCGTCGATGTCGGCTTTCCTTTAAATCCAAGTAGCGGGGTAAACCACAAATATCAGGTTTATTTCACCATCGGTCAGAGTTTTTAATTCCCTTAACTCGTTAATGTTGGTAATAACCAGCCTGAAATGGTCAGGGTAGCAGGAATGAAATTCACCCTTATCCGAAAGATTTTCTTTTACTTTCTCCTGTTCTGTCTGGCAGTCTGCTGCTCCGGGTGGTTTGTCCTGCATTCGGAGACCTTTTGGCGTTGGGCTGGGCGGAAGCTGATCATTACAGTTAATAATCAGTTGCACGGCGAAATCATGGTCCGGGAGATCGCCGGTACCCCTTTTAAAGGCTATTTTTTTAACGACCTCAGACTGCAAACACCTCGCGGGGCAGTTCTGCGGGTCAGGAGCTTCATGCTGCGGATATCGTTGGGTTCGATCTTTCAACTGCAACCGGTAGTCGACAAGCTGGCTCTCTACGATCCCATCCTTAGACTGGAACAGGATCAGAGCGGCCAGTGGAATGTGAGCAATCTGGTGGTACCATCCCAAGGCGAGGCCAAGCCGGTATCCCTCCCCTTTAGTTCGGTGAGTTTTTCCCGGATTCTCATCGACAACGGCGCAGTCGTGATGCAGCAGCCCCAGGGAGAGACAATTATTGACGGCGTGGCTGCCGATCTGGGTCTGCGCCTGTTGCAGCCCCTGTCACCGCAGCAGCGGGTGGAACTGGGGGAATCCAATCTAGCTGTGTCAACGCCCTGGGGTAAATTCAGTCTGGCAACCGCTCTGACATTCAGCCGCGATTGCCTTCGTCTGCCCTTATTTGCTTTAGCTGCGGATGGCAAAAATTTCTTGAATCTTTCCGGAGAAGTCTATCTCAACGAAACCGGCAGCACGGAATTAACCGGAGAGATCGGCCCGCTGCCGTCCGCTTTGCTGGGACGCCTCTATCAAAAGTGGCCTTCCGAATGGGGGGGCAACGGAAAATTACACGTTCACGGTATGCTGATTGATCTTAAACTTCAGCTCAACGGCTCTCTTCATAAGGCCTCCTATTTTTTGAACGGATCCCTAAATCGCCGGGATGATACCTGGGGATATGATTTCCAGGTCAATCTGACCGATGTTACTCCAGAGATGCTGGCCCGGTTAGACGTTCCCCGGGCGGTACTCTATCGCGAGGCTTCTCCCCTAAGTATCAATCTTCAACTCAAAGGGGTGGGACTAGAGTGGCCGCCGCGGCAATTTTCCTGGCAGCTCAAGGCCAAGCCGCTCACATTTCGAGGGATCAGAATCGATCAATTTCAGGTCTCAGCTTCCGGATCGGCGCTGCGGCAGACCGTTGACGGCCTGATCTCGGGCAATTTTGGTCGTCTGAGCCTTAAAACCGAGGGCTCTTTGTTTACCTCCCCTCAGGGCGAAATAAGCCTCCGGGCCGAAGATCTCCAACCTGGCCTCGCCGGGCTGGATCTACCGCCCAAGACAACCTGCAGCGGTGTTTTTCAAGCCAGATTTCAGTTGCCCGAGCTCACTCAGACTGAACAGCTTATGGTTGCCGGAGAGATCAACGCCTCCGGGTCCTGGGGAGATCATCCCCTCAAGACCTTTTCGGGTCGCTTCACTTGGGGAAAATCAATTTTGGCCATTCCCGCCTTCCGCCTCGTGCTCGGGAATATCGCTACCGAACTGCAGGGCTCCCTGGGAAAGGAGAAACTTGATTTCTCTCTCCAAGGCCGAACTCTGCCCGAGGGTGACTGGCCGATTCCCACCGCTCTCAAGGGAAGTCTGACCTTCGATGGCCGACTCCAGGGGACCTTGTCGGAGCCACAATACCTGCTTCAGGTTCAAGGCGCACATCTATCGTTGGGGGATATTAAGCTGCAAGGTTTTTCTCTCAAGGCTGAGGGCCGGGATTTGCCTCCTCGCAGCGGTACGCTTAACTTGCAGGGCCGAGAGGTAGGAACCCCGGCAGGATTATTCTCTCGGGTAATCCTCGCCGCTAATGGTGTTGACCATCGCTGGCGGTTCGACCTTAAGGCGTCCTCTCCCCCTCCAGGGCCGCTGATCGAACTTGCCGGTCGCCTGGACCTGGGGGGTAGTCCCCTGGCACTGGACCTGGAACAGTTGCGGCTGCATTTGGCCGGGGTCTCGGTTCTGAACCGCACGCCGGTAAGGGCAAGATTTTCTCCCGGATTAGACCTGACCGAAACAGTTTTTGAAGTAAATGGGGGGACGGTGCAGGTCATGGCTCAGATGCAAGGAGAGCAAATTTCTAGTCGCCTGGAAGTCCGCAACCTTTCTCTGGAAATCGCCCGGGTAAAGGGATTACAGGGGAAAATCCAGACCAGGGCAGCGGTGACCGGCTCAACCCACCACCCTCAGATGGATGCCCAGATCAGTATAACCGGCCTGAAATGGCAAAGCCTTTCCTTACAGTCCATTGAATCAGCTCTGAGTTTAAGGAACGACGCTTTAAGCATACGCGGTGCGGCGCAGGAGAGCTCCGAAGGCTCCCGCCTTTCATGGGACGGATCTGTACCGATGCGGCTGTCCCTTACCCCGTTTCAGTTCGATCTCCCTGGGAGCGGTTTGGATTTTAGGTTCAAATCCGAGCGGGCCAATCTGGGGCTGGTGGCCAGATTAACCCCGGAAGTATCGGAGGCTGATATTCCTGTTGACCTTCAAGGACGCGTTCAAGGTAACTGGCGACAACCCGACGTCGATGCCCAAATACGCTGGCATGAGGGACATGTTATCCTGCGCCAGGCTGGGGCGCGTTATCAGGTCTCTCCCGGTGTGGTAAACTGGACGGAGAATACGATCTCCCTGCCACAATTGACTTTGACGAGCACCGGAACCCTGGTCATCGGCGGCGACCTGAATCTGGCGGGGTATCGGCCACAGAGGGTAAAGACGCAAGTTCAGGCGGACAACTTCAAGTTTCTGCAGCGTCTTGGTTCGGAGGCTTTGCTCAGCGGTCAGATCAATCTGGCCGGTCCCTGGTCGGCCATGGTGTTGCAGGGACAGTTGACAATTCCCCATGCCTCCCTGAGTACAGCTCTCTTTCGGCCAACGGCTGGCAAGCACTCGGATATTATCTTAGTGAAACGTCAGGTTCCTGGCGAAAAAGTAGGCAGGCATCCTCCCGAGGCACTGAGAGGACCGTTTGATCTGATGAAAATTGCCCTGAGCCTGGAGGCCCCGGAAAACATCTGGGTGAGGGACAAGATGGCTCAGGTTGAGCTCAGCCTGAACCTGCGAGCTAAAAAACAACCCCTCGAGCCGTTGCAACTTCTGGGAATGGTAAGATCATTACATGGCGATATCAACGTTTTCGGCAAAAAGTTTAAGGTCGAAAAGGGCATGGTGAATTTTGCCGGGGTTATCAACCAACAACCGTACGTGGAGGCCCAGGTAACTCACGACATGACCGATGCCACCCTACAGGTCGATGTCACCGGTCCGGTCGATAAACCTCAGATTGAATTGTCCAGTTCACCGCCCATGCCGCCGAATGATCTTTTATCATATCTGCTTTTCGGCCGCCCTACCTCCGCTTTGAGCCAGGAGGAGTTCAATGTCAGTCAGCAGGCGGTGGGCGTTTTGGGAGGCATCACGGCACAGAAAATCCAAGACCTGTTAGGGGAGGATTTTCCCCTTTTGGGAAACGTCTCGGTCAAGAGCACTCCTGGAACCGTGGGGGTGGTCAAGCCTCTGACTAAAAAAATCGATCTTTCGGTCGAACAGCAGACCAGCCCCGGTGCCAAAGATGATCCTACCAAGCTGCGCCTGGAGTATCGGGTCAATCGCTATTTAGGACTGCAAGCCGAGCAGGGCCAACGCTCCACTGGTGCCGATGTCTTGTTTAAATTTGATTTTTAGTACGAAGCCTGAAATAGTATTCAAATAAGAGTACTCAGGATTTATTACAATTTTTTTACTTTCAAGGCGGTAGGCGGTGCACTTTCCCGCCGCTCAGTAATGGTCTTGTTCCATAAGTTTTCATGTTTTCAGGAAGACAACGAGACATGAGAACAAGTTGGCCTGAGGAGCAATTGTTTTTTTCTACCCACGGCTCACAGCTCACGGCTCACAGCTCACGGCTCACGGCTCACGGCCCACAGCTCACGGCTCACGGCTCACGGCCCACGGCTCACGGCTCACGGCTCACGGCCCACGGCCCACGGCTCACGGCTCACGGCTTACAGCTCACGGCTCGCGGCTCACGGCTCACGGCTCACGGCCCACGGCCCACGGTTCACGGCCCACGGTTCACGGCCCACGGCCCACGGTTCACGGCCCACGGCCCACGGTTCACGGCTCGCGGCTTACGGCTCGCGGCTCACGGCTCGCGGCTTACGGCTCACGGCTCACGGCTCACGGCTCACGGTTCACGGCTCACGGCCCACGGCCCACGGTTCACGGCTCACGGCTCACGGCTCACGGCCCACGGCTCACGGCTCGCGGCTCACGGCTCACGGCCCACGGCTCACGGCTCACGGTTTTCATATATGTAAGATCGAGCGGGTTTTTTTCCTTTGCACCTTGCATCTGGTTTAGGGATTAGATAAATTAGAAAAAAAAGGGTAAGCTGATAAGGGGTTTCAGGTGCGAATCTGCGTTATCGACGGTCAGGGAGGCGGCATCGGCGCTGCCATCATCAAAAGAATCAAA is a window from the Desulfobacca acetoxidans DSM 11109 genome containing:
- a CDS encoding translocation/assembly module TamB domain-containing protein; this translates as MKFTLIRKIFFYFLLFCLAVCCSGWFVLHSETFWRWAGRKLIITVNNQLHGEIMVREIAGTPFKGYFFNDLRLQTPRGAVLRVRSFMLRISLGSIFQLQPVVDKLALYDPILRLEQDQSGQWNVSNLVVPSQGEAKPVSLPFSSVSFSRILIDNGAVVMQQPQGETIIDGVAADLGLRLLQPLSPQQRVELGESNLAVSTPWGKFSLATALTFSRDCLRLPLFALAADGKNFLNLSGEVYLNETGSTELTGEIGPLPSALLGRLYQKWPSEWGGNGKLHVHGMLIDLKLQLNGSLHKASYFLNGSLNRRDDTWGYDFQVNLTDVTPEMLARLDVPRAVLYREASPLSINLQLKGVGLEWPPRQFSWQLKAKPLTFRGIRIDQFQVSASGSALRQTVDGLISGNFGRLSLKTEGSLFTSPQGEISLRAEDLQPGLAGLDLPPKTTCSGVFQARFQLPELTQTEQLMVAGEINASGSWGDHPLKTFSGRFTWGKSILAIPAFRLVLGNIATELQGSLGKEKLDFSLQGRTLPEGDWPIPTALKGSLTFDGRLQGTLSEPQYLLQVQGAHLSLGDIKLQGFSLKAEGRDLPPRSGTLNLQGREVGTPAGLFSRVILAANGVDHRWRFDLKASSPPPGPLIELAGRLDLGGSPLALDLEQLRLHLAGVSVLNRTPVRARFSPGLDLTETVFEVNGGTVQVMAQMQGEQISSRLEVRNLSLEIARVKGLQGKIQTRAAVTGSTHHPQMDAQISITGLKWQSLSLQSIESALSLRNDALSIRGAAQESSEGSRLSWDGSVPMRLSLTPFQFDLPGSGLDFRFKSERANLGLVARLTPEVSEADIPVDLQGRVQGNWRQPDVDAQIRWHEGHVILRQAGARYQVSPGVVNWTENTISLPQLTLTSTGTLVIGGDLNLAGYRPQRVKTQVQADNFKFLQRLGSEALLSGQINLAGPWSAMVLQGQLTIPHASLSTALFRPTAGKHSDIILVKRQVPGEKVGRHPPEALRGPFDLMKIALSLEAPENIWVRDKMAQVELSLNLRAKKQPLEPLQLLGMVRSLHGDINVFGKKFKVEKGMVNFAGVINQQPYVEAQVTHDMTDATLQVDVTGPVDKPQIELSSSPPMPPNDLLSYLLFGRPTSALSQEEFNVSQQAVGVLGGITAQKIQDLLGEDFPLLGNVSVKSTPGTVGVVKPLTKKIDLSVEQQTSPGAKDDPTKLRLEYRVNRYLGLQAEQGQRSTGADVLFKFDF